Below is a window of Haloterrigena alkaliphila DNA.
CGTTCTCGGACGTGACGACTATCGTCGCCGATCCGGATCAGCCGCGACGCGCCGTCGATCAGGCGCTAACCGCGGTTCGGGGCGACGGCGGACGGACGATAATCGGCGTCGACCCCGGTCGGAAACCGGGCGTCGCAGTTCTCGCCGGAGAGATGGTCGTCGCCGCCTTTCAGGTCCCCCTCTCGGACGCCGTCGAACTGATCCAGCGCGAGGCCGACGAGGCGACCTCGCCCGTCGTCCGCGTCGGCGACGGTTCCCGCCTCGAGGGCGCGAAACTCGTCAACGACCTCGAGGACGTGACGGTCGAACTGGTCGACGAGACGGGGACCACTCCCTACCTCGGGACGGGCTCGCGCGGGATGGGCGACGTCCTCGCGGCGGTCAACATCGCCCGCCTCGAGGGGGAGGTCGTCGACACGCGAGACATCGAGCCGACCGCGGGCGAGCTACAGGTGATCAAGGACCGCTCGCGGGAGCGCAGCGACGAGAACCGCGCCATCGACGAGGTGCTGGCGCGACGGGTCGCCGCCGGCGAGTTGACCGTCGACGAAGCGCTCGCGGAACACCGTGACGACGACAGCGCCAGTACCGACGGAGACGCTTCCGCTGAAAGCGGCTGCGAGGCGACGATCGACGGAAACACGGCGGGCTCGAGTGACGGTCCCGACGAGTAGGGCGACGTGCTGCTCCGCCGTCTCCGTTCACCGGTGGAGTTGACTCCCGCCTCGAGCGCCGTCGATACTAGTGTCGGCAATGCTACTTGGCCCAGCTGTTCACTCGAGTGACTCGACGGCGATCGATTCGGCTCGTCGGAGCACTTCCCGAATCGCTAGCCCCGTCTTTCGAGCCACCGCCAGCGCGTCGTCGTACTCCCCGCTCACGTCGTACACCTCGCCGTCCGCGTCGCTGGCGACCTTCACCGTCACCGCGTAGGTCTCGCCCTCGAGGTCCAGTTCCACCGTCTCGAACTCCCGATTCGCGATCCACCGGTGGGTCGCCCCAGCGTCGCGAACACCCAGCGTCCCCGTCTCTTCGGCCAGCGCTCGAGCCACGCGCTCCCGATCCGCCGGCTTGCAGATCACCTTCACGAGGTGGCCGGGCCGGGACTTCTTCATCGTCGCGGGGAGGATCGAGACGTCACGCGCGCCAGCGTCGGCGAGCGTCTCCTGGAGGCCGCCGAGTACCTCCGGCGTCGCGTCGTCGAGGTTCGTCTCGAGGACGGCGATGTCGTCTTTCACGAGTTCGCCCCGCCCGCCCTCACCGACCAGCACGCGTAGGACGTTCGGGTGTGGATCGAGGTCGTAGCCGCCGGCGCCGTACCCCGACCCCTCGAGGTCGAGCGACGGGAGCGTCTCGACGCCGTCGGCGTAGTAGCCCAGAATGGCGGCGCCGGTGGGCGTCAGCAGTTCCGCGTCGACCGGCCCGCCCCGCAGCGACCAGTCAGATCGCTCGGCGATCTCGACCACCGCGGGCGTCGGGACGGGGTACTCGCCGTGGCTCATCGAGACGGTGCCGCCGCCGGTCGACAGCGCCGTCGTGACGATCCCCTCTGGATCCAGGTCGTCGACGAGCGCCGCGGCACCGACGACGTCCGCGATGGCGTCGTCGGCCCCGACCTCGTGGAAGTGAATGTCCTCGAGTGACTCACCGTGGACGCTGGCCTCGGCCTCGCCGAGCAGTTCGAAGATGGCGAGCGCGTCCGCCTCGACGGTCGGTTCGAGGGCCATTCCCTCGACGATCTCGCGGACCTCGAGGTAGCTGCGGTGGGGACCGTGACCCTCGGCGGAGACGGCAGTCTCGTCGTGCTCGTGACCGTCGTGTTCGTGGTGGTGGTCGCCGTGGTCGTGATCGAGACCATCATGCTCGTGCTTATCGTCAGCGTGATCGCGGGTTTCGCTACCGTCACCGCCGGGATAGCAGACGTCGACCGTCGTCGAAGAGAGCCCGCACTTGACCGTCTCGTCGATTCGGTACTCCACCTCGAGGGCGTTAGTGACGGGCTCGAGGGCGTCGGGGTCGGCGCCGGCGTCGAGCAGCGCGGCGAGGATCATGTCGCCGCTCGCTCCCATGCGGCCGTCGAACGCGAGGATTCTCATAGCTAGGTCCGCGGGAGGAACGCTCAAAAAGGCATCTTCTCACCCCGAGACCGCCACCG
It encodes the following:
- the larC gene encoding nickel pincer cofactor biosynthesis protein LarC translates to MRILAFDGRMGASGDMILAALLDAGADPDALEPVTNALEVEYRIDETVKCGLSSTTVDVCYPGGDGSETRDHADDKHEHDGLDHDHGDHHHEHDGHEHDETAVSAEGHGPHRSYLEVREIVEGMALEPTVEADALAIFELLGEAEASVHGESLEDIHFHEVGADDAIADVVGAAALVDDLDPEGIVTTALSTGGGTVSMSHGEYPVPTPAVVEIAERSDWSLRGGPVDAELLTPTGAAILGYYADGVETLPSLDLEGSGYGAGGYDLDPHPNVLRVLVGEGGRGELVKDDIAVLETNLDDATPEVLGGLQETLADAGARDVSILPATMKKSRPGHLVKVICKPADRERVARALAEETGTLGVRDAGATHRWIANREFETVELDLEGETYAVTVKVASDADGEVYDVSGEYDDALAVARKTGLAIREVLRRAESIAVESLE